Proteins encoded by one window of Bacillus sp. DTU_2020_1000418_1_SI_GHA_SEK_038:
- the rlmB gene encoding 23S rRNA (guanosine(2251)-2'-O)-methyltransferase RlmB, translating into MNQDFIMGKNPVMEALKSGRDINKIFIAEGSQGGQMQQVIGLAKASNVFVQFVPKKKLDQMAEGNHQGVVAQVAAYQYAEIDDLFQAAEKRNEAPFFLLLDEIEDPHNLGSIMRTADAVGAHGIIIPKRRAVGLTATVAKASTGAIEHIPVVRVTNMARTIDELKEKGVWIAGTDAKGSEDYRRFDGTLPLGLVIGSEGKGMGRLIRDKCDFLIHLPMAGHVTSLNASVAAALLMYEVFRKRHPLEG; encoded by the coding sequence ATGAATCAAGATTTTATTATGGGAAAAAACCCTGTGATGGAAGCACTTAAATCAGGACGGGATATTAATAAAATTTTCATAGCAGAGGGGTCACAAGGCGGGCAAATGCAGCAGGTTATTGGGCTTGCCAAAGCGTCAAATGTATTTGTTCAATTTGTCCCAAAGAAAAAATTAGATCAGATGGCGGAAGGGAATCATCAAGGGGTCGTTGCCCAGGTTGCGGCCTATCAATATGCGGAAATAGATGATCTTTTTCAAGCAGCAGAAAAAAGAAATGAAGCACCCTTTTTCTTATTATTGGATGAAATAGAAGACCCTCATAATCTAGGGTCGATCATGAGAACAGCGGATGCAGTAGGTGCACATGGAATTATTATTCCGAAGCGGAGAGCGGTAGGCTTAACGGCGACAGTGGCTAAGGCCTCGACTGGTGCTATTGAGCATATTCCTGTTGTCCGTGTGACAAATATGGCTAGAACGATCGATGAATTAAAGGAAAAAGGCGTATGGATTGCGGGAACTGATGCAAAGGGAAGTGAAGATTACCGCCGTTTTGATGGAACATTGCCGCTTGGGCTAGTGATCGGCAGTGAAGGAAAAGGCATGGGCCGATTAATCCGGGATAAATGTGATTTCTTGATCCATTTACCGATGGCAGGCCATGTGACTTCACTGAATGCATCAGTTGCTGCAGCTCTTTTAATGTATGAGGTATTCAGGAAGCGACATCCTCTTGAGGGATAG
- a CDS encoding Mini-ribonuclease 3: protein MLQYDNHIDEKQLNSLALAYMGDAVFEIYVRRHLIQHGQVRPNQLHREATHYVSAKAQSAIIRQLLDSDFLTEEEIAVVKRGRNAKSGSVPKNTDVQTYRYSTAFEALIGYLHLSGKEERLEEVILSAFRMVEDKKGGNSK, encoded by the coding sequence ATGCTTCAATACGATAATCACATTGATGAGAAACAGTTAAACAGCCTCGCCCTTGCTTATATGGGCGATGCTGTTTTTGAAATCTATGTCAGAAGACATCTTATCCAGCATGGACAGGTTAGACCTAATCAGCTGCATAGAGAGGCCACTCATTATGTATCTGCTAAAGCTCAATCCGCTATTATCCGCCAATTGCTGGATTCAGACTTTCTGACAGAAGAGGAAATTGCCGTTGTGAAAAGAGGAAGAAATGCAAAGTCTGGTTCTGTCCCGAAAAATACCGATGTTCAAACATACCGATATAGCACGGCATTTGAGGCGCTAATTGGCTATTTACATTTATCAGGTAAAGAGGAGCGGCTGGAGGAAGTCATCTTATCTGCATTTCGAATGGTAGAAGATAAGAAAGGAGGAAATTCCAAATGA
- the cysS gene encoding cysteine--tRNA ligase, translated as MAIQIYNTLSRQKEPFIPLEEGKVKMYVCGPTVYNYIHIGNARPPIVFDTVRRYFEYRGYDIKYISNFTDVDDKLIRAANELGEEVPVIAERFIDAYFSDVSALGCKRADAHPRVTESMDIIIEFIEALIEKGYAYESEGDVYYHTRKFKEYGKLSHQSIDELRSGARIAVGEKKEDALDFALWKAAKEGEIYWDSPWGKGRPGWHIECSAMAKKYLGDTIDIHAGGQDLAFPHHENEIAQSEAVSGKTFARYWMHNGYINIDNEKMSKSLGNFVLVHDIINKHDPQVLRFFMLSVHYRNPINYSEELLGNTRAGLERIKTSYQNLRHRQETSANLTENNQEWLEKIAAQHEEFIKAMDDDFNTANAISVLFELSKLANYYLMEKNTSVQVIEAFTKEFEDLFLVLGLTLDSQKDELLDEEIERLIQERIEARKDRNFQLADQIRDQLKDMNIILEDTPQGIRWKRG; from the coding sequence ATGGCCATTCAAATTTATAATACATTATCAAGACAAAAAGAACCTTTCATCCCTTTAGAGGAAGGGAAGGTAAAAATGTATGTGTGCGGTCCAACTGTTTATAATTATATTCATATAGGAAATGCAAGGCCGCCAATTGTTTTTGATACGGTTAGAAGATATTTTGAGTATCGAGGTTATGATATCAAGTACATCTCTAATTTCACAGATGTGGATGATAAATTAATCCGTGCGGCAAATGAATTGGGAGAAGAAGTTCCAGTTATTGCAGAACGCTTTATTGATGCCTATTTTTCAGATGTTTCAGCGCTTGGCTGCAAACGTGCTGACGCTCACCCAAGAGTGACTGAGAGTATGGACATTATTATTGAGTTCATTGAAGCATTGATTGAAAAGGGATATGCCTATGAATCGGAAGGCGATGTCTACTACCATACCCGCAAATTTAAGGAGTATGGCAAGCTTTCCCACCAATCCATTGATGAGCTTCGGTCAGGAGCCCGCATTGCTGTAGGGGAAAAGAAGGAAGATGCTCTTGATTTTGCCCTTTGGAAGGCGGCGAAAGAAGGAGAGATTTATTGGGATAGCCCATGGGGAAAAGGACGCCCTGGCTGGCATATCGAGTGCTCCGCAATGGCGAAAAAGTATTTAGGCGACACGATTGATATTCATGCGGGCGGGCAGGATTTAGCTTTCCCTCACCATGAGAATGAAATTGCCCAATCGGAAGCAGTAAGCGGAAAGACGTTTGCGCGTTATTGGATGCATAACGGCTATATTAATATCGATAATGAAAAAATGTCTAAATCCCTTGGTAACTTTGTTCTTGTCCATGACATTATCAACAAGCATGATCCACAGGTGCTTCGATTCTTTATGCTGTCTGTTCACTATCGAAATCCGATTAACTATAGTGAAGAATTATTAGGAAATACGCGAGCTGGACTAGAAAGAATTAAAACATCCTACCAAAACTTGAGGCATCGTCAAGAAACAAGTGCGAATTTGACTGAAAACAATCAAGAATGGCTAGAAAAAATTGCAGCACAGCACGAAGAGTTTATCAAGGCGATGGACGATGATTTTAATACAGCAAATGCCATTTCAGTTCTTTTCGAGCTTTCCAAATTAGCGAATTATTATTTAATGGAGAAAAACACCTCCGTACAAGTGATTGAGGCATTTACGAAGGAATTCGAAGATCTTTTCCTAGTGCTCGGACTTACTTTGGACTCCCAGAAAGATGAGTTACTCGATGAAGAGATTGAACGCTTAATTCAGGAGCGTATTGAAGCACGAAAGGATCGAAACTTCCAATTAGCCGACCAAATCCGTGATCAGCTGAAAGACATGAACATCATTCTTGAAGATACACCTCAAGGAATTAGATGGAAAAGAGGCTAA